The nucleotide sequence ACCAAACGCGTACGCAATCGGAATGACGCCTGACTGCGATGCGTCCCGATAGGGCAGGACCACTACACTTGCTTCTTGGAAAAACGGTGCGACCTCCTCGTCCGATACCCATCTGTTGACGATCTCTACACCATCAACTTGCTTTGCAATCTTGTGCAAGCTGCTACTATACCCGCTACCTACAATTAGAAGGCGAGCGTCCGGCACCTCTTGTTTTACGTTCTTGAACGCACGTAACAGTATATCCACACCCTTATAGGGTGTGATCCGCCCGAAAAACAAAAGCGTCCTGGACGTCGCCGGTTGTTCCGAGTGTAGGCTGTAGCGCCGGTAGTACATGAAATGCCCATGCGGTATAACGTCAATGCAGTCCTTCGGCTTGCCATAGCGTTCGATCTCCCGTACAAAGGACCGGGAAACCAAAATCACTCTCGCAGATCGTCTGATTACTGCTTGTTGCATGAGACGAAGCGCGGCATTCCGCTCGCCATAGCGTTGCCTTGGGTCGTGAACCGTAGACACGACGGGAATGTCCTTTGTCACGAAGCTAGCAAACAACGACCATGGTGTAAGCATGGGAAAGTATACTACGTCAGGCCGAACAGCCCTCATCAACTCTCTAAACCGCTTGAGCGGCACGAGGGTCAACGTTCTCAGCCCGAACTCAATCGCGTTGCTATATGTGTCAATCGGGATAAATGGTACCTCTGCTTGCTCCCATTCCGCAAGGTTGGTAACGCGGGAGGATATCACGGCCGTGACGTCACACAGTCTCGCTAGGGCCCGTACTATCTCTAAGCTATAAACCGTTGCACCGCCACGTCTCCCCAAGTAGACAGCCATAACCTTCATTTACCGACCCGCCCGTAGCCGAACGTGTTCACGTGTTCAGTAGACCTTCTTCCACCCATTCCACTGAGGTCGGGAACAGAGAACGCATACGGAGATGCGATGAGCGCTGGCCGCGTCACTACCGAGTTTCGTGCGATGGTAGACATCGCATGGAGCACTTTACCTCCCCAGCAATCATCGCCTCAGGACACTTTCCTTGAGCGCGCGCAGACTTCTCCTGACTGTAGGCGGAACCAGTACACTGGTTTGTCTTAACGTGAACAAGCACTGTGCCACATACCTGTTATGTAAGGCATAATGTTTACGGAGTACCCCGTCATTGCTCACTAGAAAGGCCCAGTTGTTTGACACACTACTCGCGTACCAGCGCCACCTACTTACGGACCATTGTCCTCCACGCGTCCTTGGTAGGTGAAAGGAAACGAGTCGTCCATCATACATGATCCTTGCACCAAGTAGGCCTGCCCTTAGTTGAAGGTCCGTCTCCTCACGATAACCGTTCCCAGGAAACGTTCGGAACCGGAGCCCTTCTTTAAACGGCCAAGCGCACCACACGCTAATTGAGGTTACGAAGGGAACTTCACACGTCACATCGCCGACGATATCGAACCGACCCTTCCACGTACGGAAGTCAACTAAGGCTCTGGACAGGCTTCTGTGGTCAGAAGGAGCCCGTCGAGCTCTCCGCAGGGCCAAGTCTGGCGACTCACCGGGCTGCAGCATGAGCACAGGGCCACCCACGACATCGCACTTTTGCGCGTGGAGCCCAGCGATAGCCTGGTCAAGGTAACCGGGCATGACGACGACATCATCATCAAGAAAGAAAAGGTATTCCCCAGTCGCTGCTTCGATACCCAGGTTTCGTGCCGCTCCGGAGCCGAGGCTCTTGGCTAGTTTGTAGTAACGAACGCGCTCACGGGAGAAGAACCGGCGAACCTCCGCGTTCGCGTGGCCATAATCTTCTTCGCTCCCATCATCGACGATTATGACTTCGTCAATCATCCTTGATTGGGCGACCGCCCGTAAGCTCTCGACCAGAGTCAAGGCTCTGTTCTTCGTGGGAACTATAACCGAGACACGAGGCTGCATGACTTGAGTCACCGTCCTGACTGAGCGATCCACGTGCTCAGTCTGCGAAACGCCTTTGTAGGGATCAGTAGAATGAACCATGTAGCCAGGAACAACAATTCACCTAGTCTTCCATGCGTCTCCCGGTACATCTTCCGCCTGCTCCTGAACAGCCGCGACAACCTTTCAGTTTCGGGCGTCGACGCTCCACCAAGGTGTACTACCCTGCATTCAGTCACTACCGCCTGTAACCATCCAGCTTTTCTCAACTTGTACCCCAAAATCACATCCTCGCCGTAGAATGTGTAGTTCTCCGGCCACCCTCCCACACTCTCAAATGCCTCTCTTCTGAGCGCGACACAGAAGCCGGGTAGGTATGGTACTGTAATCCTGGGTTGTTTGGGCACCTCTACGCGACCCACCCGGAGCCGCAGCAGCCCTCGCCGCATTGGGTCTAAGACCGGGTTTGGCTTCGGCCACCATGTGCGGCGTGGGTTGCCAACCGCATCAACCTCGAGCGGCCCAACCGCGCCCATTGTCGAGACACTCGCCAGATTCCGAATCATACACTGTAAGGCGTCCGCGGAGAGAAAAGCGTCTGAGTTAACAAAGAGCAGCACCCTCCCTCGGGCCCGGCGTGCTCCTACGTTGTTGGCCTTAGCGAAGCCCAAATTGGCGCCCAGCGTGATGAGGTTAACCGGATACCTCGCTAATTGCGCAACTACGTCCGTTGGGGACCCGTTGTCTACCACGATCACTTCGCCGCTTAATCCACACTCCTTCACCGCGCTTAGCGCGGACTCAATCGCGCGAACAGCCACCTCGACGTTGCGATACGTGATGATGATAACCGATACATCGACGAAAGGCTCACCGGTCGCCGATGCCATATATAGCGGTCCTAGCCTTTCCATGGCGGGATTCCGCCGACATTCTCAAGACCATACCTATAAGACCCAGAAAAGCAGTATTCACAATCCAGAAGGTCCAGAGGTGATCAGCAACCGCTCCTGTAATGACATATGCCAAGAAGAAGCTTAGAAGGGCCCGGGCAGCTTCGCAACGCAGGCTCGATTGCTCGCCCTTTTGTCCACTGGCCGATTTCCACAGACCGTGACCAATACCAGCAAGGAACGCAATGAGGGTAATCAGAGCTGGGACCCCTCCAACCATCAAGGCCTCTAGGAGCATATTATGTGCCCAAGGGTTTCCTCCTTGAATCGGTGGAGCCTGGCCGTAACCCAGCCCTCTCACTAAGAAGAAAAAAGGGCGCTCCCCCACTGCATCGAAGGCGCTGCGCCAAACTAGTAGCCGTCCGTTTGTAATGTCGGGCTGCGACGCCACCTCATTCCATAGCCAGGGCCACGCATAAGGAAGTGCAAGTGCCATCAGTATCACGTAAAAGGCCTGTCTACGGTTCAGCATACCCATGACCACAAGACCCAGTGAGAGCGTCACTAGCGATTCACGAGAAAACGTCAGAACCAATAAGCCTCCGTTTATAAGCAGTCCAGCTATCCGAATTCCAAGGGGCACGTCAGATGAGGCAATTAGCAACAACGAAACCAACGCAAGCAGCTCCCCGGTTTCGTTTGGCGAAACTGGCTCCGCGTGTAACCTAAACCCTTCGCTTCTGTTGAACGCGGTGAACGAGCCACCGGTGGACACCGCATTCCACAGAACGACGAGTCCTGCGATTGAAGTCGCGAGTGGTAGGAGCCTGCGTAGTCGAACAAACGCTGTGGGACTCGCGACGTTATATCCAAGATAGAGAGGAAGCAAAGACAGCGTCCATTTCATAACCGGGGTAATATCAACGCCGCTGAAGCCACCCTGAGATGAAATAGCGAGAAGCGTATTGGCCAGCGCGATCATATACAAGGTAGCTCCGCTGATCAGAACAGGAGACTTAATACGTATCCTTGGGTAGAGCGCGATGGCCACAAGTGAGAGACCTATAAAGATCTCGTAAACGTCGATCCGCCAAAGGCCCACCGCGATTTGGTAGCCGGTCAATGCAAGGGGCGAGGTAAGCATGCCTGCGCTAAGAAGAAGGGAAGCAATCGATCTATGAGCCTGGATTAGTGCCCCTGGCAGCCGTTCTGGGTTCACGGCAGGTGCGTACGCCGGCACCATTGCGCCACTCCTCTTGGTCATCTCGCCTCGAAAGGTTCAACGCGGCTGTCCTATGATCCGCGATCCGCACACGCGCCTCAGCCGCTCGCAGTCTACGAGCCACGCCTCCAGCAAATCCGTCGAGCGATCCCACCTGAAACCGGCTATCGCGTCACAACCCGCGCGCGCAAGCCGGCATCGTAAAGCATCGTCCTCCAGCACCTGTATCAACTTTGATGCCAGTGCCTCCGGTTCTCGGGGCGGGGCCAGCACGGCCGTCTCCCCATCCATCGCGTAGTCCCGTATCCCGCCGTTGTCCGTGGACACGACGGCGCAGCCGCAGGCCATCGCCTCGGCCGCAGGGAGGTGCCACCCTTCGGTCCAGCTCGGGCAGAGATAAACCGAACTCCCGTTGTAGACGTCGCGAATCAGGTCGTCCTGAGGAGGATTGCGCAGGTACTCCATCCACGAAGGGAGCTCGGTAGGTCTCGGACTCGTCCCAAACAAGACCGCTCGCAAGTCAGGATGGTGCTCCTTCGCCAGCTCCAGCGCCTTGATCCCGTCCGGGGCGCCTTTCCAGGGAGCCGGGTTGTACAACATCGCCACCCGCTTGGGGCGGCTATCGACCGGTACCATGAGTCGGTAACGGTCGTGGTCGAGACCGTTGGGGATGTGCCGCATCTCCGACGCAGGCACACCCAGCTCGAGGCCCTTGTCGTACAGCCAGCGTGCGATCACGACCTTGCGCATCGGCAAGCGCCATGTAGCATCCACCCGGTCCGCCGCGCCGTCCCACGTCTCGTAGTGCTGGATGAGGTAGAACTTCGCACCCTTCGTTCGGGGCAGCGCGTACACGGGCTCTGCGGTGCGCCACGCCGTCGCGAAGATGGCATCGCCGTCGGGGACGTACCGGGCTTTCAGCGCCGGGACATAGAGCATCTGAACCCGCGGATCAATCGGCTGCCAATTCACGCGCGGGGGCCCTTGCAGACGGCGCCATGCCATGCCTGCCAGCCTGTGCAACAGACGATAGGGATTCGCAGGAAGCCGGACGGGGCCTACTTGCCTTACGTGCACCACGCGGACGGCGTGCCCGCGCCTGACTAGCTGATTCGCATACTCATAGACCACCCGGAAACCCCCCACCGGTGCGTACGGGTATCCGGGCAAGATGAACGTAACGCGCATTGTTGCCCCGTCTACCTCACCCTTCTCCCAGTATTGAGCGCCCCGTCCTGTGCACTCACGTCATGACCCTGAGCCGGCGCCCCAGCACCAGACTGGAAAGCACGACCAATACGTACACGGCAACGAAACGGAAAGCCTTCTCGAAAAGCACGGCCACCGGCGAGGTCACTGCCCACGGCACGGGAAGGAGCCCGGCCCCGTATGCTATCGACGCGGCCAGCGCACAGACTAGGACGGTGGTAGACGGAAGCTGCCAGGGTGTGGAGGTGCGCCGGCTCATGAACCAGACGAACAACGCGTACACCCCGTAGCTCAACGCCGTCGTGTACGCCGCCGCGGTAATGCCGTAGGTCGGCACGAAGACCAGGTTGAGGAGGAAGTTCAATGCTGCCGATCCCAATGCGCCCAGCACCATCCACGTCGTGCGCTCGTGAAGCTCCAGGCTCTTGTGCCCTAGCATGGAAGCGCCCCAAAAGGCGAGCCCCACCACCACCGGAAGCAGGACAGGATACCCGGACCGGAACTCCGGGCCCAAGATGACCCCTACGAGGTCCTGCGCCACCAGTGCGGTACCTCCAACCATCCCTGCCCCGAGCACGGCATACCAGCCTGTCATGTCCCGCAGCAGCATCACGAGCCGCTCCTTCTCCCCGTCGGCCCAAAGCTTCATCACAATGGGAAAAGCGGCGAAGGTAACCGGCCCGGACAACAACCCCGCCGCCG is from Limnochorda sp. L945t and encodes:
- a CDS encoding O-antigen ligase family protein, producing MVPAYAPAVNPERLPGALIQAHRSIASLLLSAGMLTSPLALTGYQIAVGLWRIDVYEIFIGLSLVAIALYPRIRIKSPVLISGATLYMIALANTLLAISSQGGFSGVDITPVMKWTLSLLPLYLGYNVASPTAFVRLRRLLPLATSIAGLVVLWNAVSTGGSFTAFNRSEGFRLHAEPVSPNETGELLALVSLLLIASSDVPLGIRIAGLLINGGLLVLTFSRESLVTLSLGLVVMGMLNRRQAFYVILMALALPYAWPWLWNEVASQPDITNGRLLVWRSAFDAVGERPFFFLVRGLGYGQAPPIQGGNPWAHNMLLEALMVGGVPALITLIAFLAGIGHGLWKSASGQKGEQSSLRCEAARALLSFFLAYVITGAVADHLWTFWIVNTAFLGLIGMVLRMSAESRHGKARTAIYGIGDR
- a CDS encoding glycosyltransferase family 4 protein translates to MKVMAVYLGRRGGATVYSLEIVRALARLCDVTAVISSRVTNLAEWEQAEVPFIPIDTYSNAIEFGLRTLTLVPLKRFRELMRAVRPDVVYFPMLTPWSLFASFVTKDIPVVSTVHDPRQRYGERNAALRLMQQAVIRRSARVILVSRSFVREIERYGKPKDCIDVIPHGHFMYYRRYSLHSEQPATSRTLLFFGRITPYKGVDILLRAFKNVKQEVPDARLLIVGSGYSSSLHKIAKQVDGVEIVNRWVSDEEVAPFFQEASVVVLPYRDASQSGVIPIAYAFGRPVVATKVGALPEQVVHGKTGLLVEPLDAEALARACVYLLLRPEVAAEMGARGLRMAAREGDWGRIGEQVLESLRKAAECNTLGHGRPQ
- a CDS encoding glycosyltransferase family 2 protein; this encodes MASATGEPFVDVSVIIITYRNVEVAVRAIESALSAVKECGLSGEVIVVDNGSPTDVVAQLARYPVNLITLGANLGFAKANNVGARRARGRVLLFVNSDAFLSADALQCMIRNLASVSTMGAVGPLEVDAVGNPRRTWWPKPNPVLDPMRRGLLRLRVGRVEVPKQPRITVPYLPGFCVALRREAFESVGGWPENYTFYGEDVILGYKLRKAGWLQAVVTECRVVHLGGASTPETERLSRLFRSRRKMYRETHGRLGELLFLATWFILLIPTKAFRRLSTWIAQSGR
- a CDS encoding lipopolysaccharide biosynthesis protein, with the protein product MAGWFFASQMLAIGDRYVIRLFLGEGPLGIYSANYSLISSAAGLLSGPVTFAAFPIVMKLWADGEKERLVMLLRDMTGWYAVLGAGMVGGTALVAQDLVGVILGPEFRSGYPVLLPVVVGLAFWGASMLGHKSLELHERTTWMVLGALGSAALNFLLNLVFVPTYGITAAAYTTALSYGVYALFVWFMSRRTSTPWQLPSTTVLVCALAASIAYGAGLLPVPWAVTSPVAVLFEKAFRFVAVYVLVVLSSLVLGRRLRVMT
- a CDS encoding glycosyltransferase family 2 protein, which encodes MVHSTDPYKGVSQTEHVDRSVRTVTQVMQPRVSVIVPTKNRALTLVESLRAVAQSRMIDEVIIVDDGSEEDYGHANAEVRRFFSRERVRYYKLAKSLGSGAARNLGIEAATGEYLFFLDDDVVVMPGYLDQAIAGLHAQKCDVVGGPVLMLQPGESPDLALRRARRAPSDHRSLSRALVDFRTWKGRFDIVGDVTCEVPFVTSISVWCAWPFKEGLRFRTFPGNGYREETDLQLRAGLLGARIMYDGRLVSFHLPRTRGGQWSVSRWRWYASSVSNNWAFLVSNDGVLRKHYALHNRYVAQCLFTLRQTSVLVPPTVRRSLRALKESVLRR
- a CDS encoding glycosyltransferase family 4 protein; protein product: MLYVPALKARYVPDGDAIFATAWRTAEPVYALPRTKGAKFYLIQHYETWDGAADRVDATWRLPMRKVVIARWLYDKGLELGVPASEMRHIPNGLDHDRYRLMVPVDSRPKRVAMLYNPAPWKGAPDGIKALELAKEHHPDLRAVLFGTSPRPTELPSWMEYLRNPPQDDLIRDVYNGSSVYLCPSWTEGWHLPAAEAMACGCAVVSTDNGGIRDYAMDGETAVLAPPREPEALASKLIQVLEDDALRCRLARAGCDAIAGFRWDRSTDLLEAWLVDCERLRRVCGSRIIGQPR